From Populus alba chromosome 16, ASM523922v2, whole genome shotgun sequence:
aacccaaggaagttcaccttaaacatttgaacataatattgttttcttccaacaaaagccccatcatctatgttttcatatattgagcacataaaaagaaggtttattaatatcttgtttaagaagtatgaatcaggaatataaatttaacgagagtttgtttatctggatagattaatggaagttgaatgatgaataccttgctttgtgaaacttgcaaattgtttctctattttaacgctttagattactagggactagtaataagctggttggggggggtgattagtacttaaaagtgcatgtttatcaaggttttatatcattattttgcacttgaagtatcaataactccttaactaaagcatgttttataataacaagtttgatattataagataccttaatttatggtaaatactcatcttaaatgcaggtctatcacataaatgaaaatattgattgatgagtttaagtattgaaagtgaaaggacaaagagatggccaaacttagaaaagagatgctagtgcagtccaaaccggaacattgctcggtaattggatcatatctggagctctagatctcggatttatgtccattttatatggatggaaaggtaagacaaaggccaaaaactttcatgaggagcccaagatttaaaaaggccgttttgaagtccaaattgaaggaacaacaaaaaagtccgaagctgtcctgcagctcaaacactatttagtgctcaacccatatcttgagttctagaagtccaaatgacctcatctttttttgttggaaagctgagacaatttcctagaacattcctgaggattctgggcaaattataatgttagcaatgacgttttgttcagacaagaagataaggattgtcaccaagtcaagatgtggccacccactcatcaattagtcaacaaatcaatagttccaaattttggcctataaaaggaggcacttaccatgtattgagacatcttggtttccagatcaagatcatgctcttgctttctctctttgtattgcttatgtcttgctttcattaatatcaagtttatgcacttcatttcctttcctttacttagttaacctctttctcatttatgttcttatcttgttcatttatgtttctttctttcattatgttcagctaagttaattatgtcaaggtgaaaagggtacactaatggtgtaagaataagtatagtataaatttaacatggaccttaacgttggatactaacatgttttatatttgttatcttgttcacttttaatactttgcttgttaaatggttaatctagatttatgttgtataacatttggtacaacaaatacttggcactttcatagcccatattgtatggtataaccgacacctgagctatgaaaggaacttgatttgttgttaacataagttataatcattaatgcctgccaacatttacaagtattagctttattcgaataagataactaatgtaatcatgttaacaatttataatttgattggaacctcctttatgtgtggtttccaattaagtaataagagtttatactatacttgtttaaagtaccattagtgaatcctctaaccttgacatttgtttttatcgttgtttaatccttacattaatctttcatctcaaagttctcattaatttcttcatcttcatcttcttttatcattattgtttacattctgtttatattatataatatatctctttgatcttttcataaactcagtatataggctggaaacctgtgacccgatcttttagatcattctcaggtataacaacgccacgtactgagtattattattattattattattattattattattattattattattattattattattattactattattattactactattactattattgttattgttgttgttgtattgttattttcaatttatacaattaacctctctgtggttcgaccccggtcttgccgggttatttattacttcaacactcctgcacttgggagaagacatcaatcttttggtcgtgtcaatattCATCATacaaactgaaaagaaaaggtaaaataaatcttaccgttcttgaaatccgaaggttttcgtgtccttgcaaccaagaaaacaagtttagccttgcatgtttgttgaataactaatcaaaaagatggaagaatgcatgatttcggGTTTattagagtaggggggcgtttttctcttCTTGGGTGGCTgctccccttctcttctctcgttctttttatatgctaggaaaccctaatctctattttacaaaatagtcctcccttaagtagacaatttacatttaagtagttcaataactattttccttaaaaaaaagaaataactttgcatgaaatcttcaagctttgacttagaggagctaaattgctgaaataaaaacttggatgtcagtTTAGATGCTTCAGaatgtaatttggactcgtttcttcacgaaacctgtttgctggcagaattaagttgtcatctttgaaaaatcatatctccctcttTGAAAAACCtatttggctgaaatttggagcgtttataggtcttttagtcaggaatccaaaaaaaattgagtttgtatCAATTGGATTTCgtagctccagatattcaagttggaatgaccgaaggtcaacactggcagattgcgagatttgactttgaaagttgcgatttccatgctcttccttagtttattgtcttgccttagatttccagaaaggtatggatgttagctttttaatgccactggaatcacttcatttcgacctttagagcttatgttctgcacaaaacatcgactgaaggtcaaatatgccaattacctctaatttactcctttttgcatctttcatccaaaaatgccttcaaaacataaaacaaagaataattttatatataaaacatatgcaaaacactagttaaatgtgggtgaaactatcgaataatatggttgcatcactaATTCGCTGTAGACAACATAATTTGAAAACGAAGATTCGTTGTGAAATACAAAATTCGGCAACAAACACCTGATTCGCTGCGGATAACACAATTCTGCAGTGAAAAGCtgattcgctgcagacaacacaAATTCTGTAGCGAAAAGCTAATTTGCTGTGGACAACACAAATTTGGTagcaaaaatattattcactgtGAACAAGATAATTCAACAACGAATACCTGATTCGCTACGTTCGATAGTGAAAACCTATTTTGTCGCGGACAAAAAAATTCGGCAGCGAACACCTGATTCGCTGTGGACATCACCAATTTGGTAGTGAACACTTGATTCGCTGTAGACAACACAATTTGGCAGCAAAAGCAGATTTGGCACGAACGACACAATTCGGGATCAAAAGCAAATTCACCGCGGACGACATAATTCGACAACGAACACTGATTCGCCGTTGACACCAGAATTCAGCAGCAAAAATTGATTCACTGTAGATAGCACAATTCGACAGCGAGACTGACTTGCTGCTGACACAGAAACTGTTAATAAGAATTGAGTTGTTGCTGACTCAGAATTCATAAAAGCAACCCCTATCGCTGCCAATTTACAAATCGGTAGCAGCGATGGAATCGTTTTTTATTCGACTTCATCCCTTTGGCCAAACATAAAGCTTACGCTAGGCTTTTCTCCTTTGTAACACTTCCTAGCTGAAACCTTTACACATAATGACAATAGTAATACTCCAATTCGTATCACAAAAGCATGAACAATGCACCACCAAATCTCAACATGCATATTTGATTTAGGTTCTTCTGACTACTAGCTTAAGTTATACAAATCTATTCATCACACAACAAAATCAATGGTCAAAGGGCAATTTCCGTTTCAGCTACAACATGTTTCTTCAAGATTTATTATCAACATATTTTCATATAACTACATCAACCAAACATGTTGAATCACACCATTAACACAAGTATAATTCTATTTGGGTTTTTGCATGATCTAACATCTCTTATAACGTTGTCATCTATGCATTTTATTCCTTTAGTCCCTATTATGTTCAACCCTCACCATGGCTGACCAACTTTCCAAGTTTGTGTATTCAAATTTGCaatatttcttttgttaaatattcTGGAATTAAGTCCCCGATTCAGCCCTGTTTTTTGTCCCTCCTTTTTAGCTTAGTTCTTTCCATAACAGTTGGAGTAACATTTCTAAGCCATGCAACATTCCTTTTTAGTCAGTTGGACATGGTTCATACCTCATGGATTTAGTATTTTTGGGACGGGTTTGACAACATTTCTCCCCTTCTGCTCCCGATTTGCTTCTTCTTATTCCTCTCTTTTGGTTTTCTCCTCCTTCTGTTAGTTTCCCATCGATTTTAGGCCTCTACTCCCTTCATGTTTGCAGCTGTCCAGCATCTTGTCaagctctcccttctctctctcatgACTAAGGCACATGCAATAGAGTTGTTGAGCTCTCTTTGGGAAGGAGGAAAGAACAAGAGCATGCAACTCGTTTTGGGAAGGGGGAAGGGGGCAAAAACATGCAGCTTAATTTGGGAAGAGTGGGTAGccaccctttctctctccttgtatttatagcCCCCAAATTATTATGGGGTGTTTGGGACCCAAGCTGTCCTTACCCCCCCTTTTTAGGTTATCTTGGGCTGGTTTTTATTCCCATTCTCCCCTAGGATAGGCTGGTccaattctaatttttcttAGATATTACACTGTCGCTGCCAATTCAAAAATCGATAATAAAAAACTTCTTCACTATCGATTCATAAATCGGTAGCAAAAACTTTGCTGCTGCCGATTCAGAAATTGGCAACAAAACTGCATTGATGCCGATTTAGACATTAGAAGCCAAAACTTTTCCGTTGTCAATTCAAAAATTGACAGCAAAACTGTGACGCTGtcgattcaaaaatcagcagTCGACTGTGTCGATGCCGATTCAAAAATCGGCAGCTAAAAACTATGTCGCTGCCAATTCAGAAATCGGCAGCCAAAAATTTTCCGCTGCCGATTTAGAAATCGGCAGCAAAACTATGTAGCTGCAGATTCAGAAATTGGCAGCCGACTGTGCCGCTGTCGATTCAGAATTCAGCAGCCCAAAAGTGTGTCGGTGCCGATTTAGAAATCGACAGTGATGATGGAGTCATTTCagctttactttttttttttggtgtttacaCAAATAAAATGTCtcctctcaaaataaataaagtttgatagcctaactaattaaataaaacaagtttGTTGTTTCCGCATTCTGTCTAGTAGCAGCAAAAACCCATCTTAAAATAGATGGTTCTCTCTCGTCTTATTGAATTAGAAGGCATGCCATATATCGTTGGAAAGGTATGGAAGTTTAGTTTCTAGCCCAACTAGAATCATAGCAAAATTATATATGTAGCTTCAGTATGATCCAAAGAGTAACTAAAGGTCAAACTGTCTGAATTTAGTCTTCTTCTTCGAATTCTTATGTAATGGTCTTGGTTCCACCAACAAGCCCCTCTTGAACATGAATCAGATTAATCAAGGCTTgctctttattattacaaatCCTCTTGAAGTCCACCTTAGCTTATGTATCTTGAAGAAGTCCATTGAAAGCTTCTTTGAACTTCTTAGCCCTAAGCCTAGTAACTAGACCAACTGGAACATCCAATGGATCCTTTGATGATTGGATcacatcatcccctctctccttaAAAGGATTCGACTTTGAATCATCACCTAcatcaaacaaagaaagataaaaaaaacattgaatgtagcactaacaccatactcaccTGGTATATCCACTTTGTAGGCATTATCATTAATCCTTTCTATGATCTGATAAGGACCATCTCCTCGAGGCATCAACTTTGATCTTCTTTGTTCAGGAAACCTTTCCTTCCTCATACGCACCGAAACCCAATTACttggttcaaatctcaccaatTTTTGTCCCTTATTGGCTTTGTTTGCATATTGTTCAttcttcttttcaatttgttgCCGAATCTTTGCATGAATATCTTTCACCacctatgatttttttattaccatcaaGACTAACCCTTTCATCAACAGGTAAAGGAATCAAATCTAATGGTGTTAAAGGGTTTAAACCATACACAATCTGAAATAGTGAATAATCAGTAGTAGAaggcacactacgattatatacAAATTCAATGAATGGCAAACAATTTTCctaatttttaagattcttttgAATGAGAGCCCTTAACAATTGATTCAAAGTCTGgttaaaaacttcaatttggACATCTATTTATGGATGACAAGTACTAGAATATACAAGTTTAGTTCCTAACTTACCCTATAAAaccttccaaaagtaactaaaaaacttaacatCTCGATTGGATACAATGCTTCTAGGAAGACCATGTAGCCGAATGACCTCTTTAAAGAATAGTTAAGCTATATTTGTTGCATCATTGATTTTATGGCAAGCAATGAAATGTTCCACTTAGAAAATCTATCCACAACAATAAATATAGAATCTCTCCCTTTCCTAGACCTAGGTAGACCTAAAATGAAATCCATAGAAATATCAACCCAAGGTTTCTTAGGAACAGGCAAAGGTGTGTATAGTCCATTAGGCATCACCCTAGACCTAGCTTGTCTACATATTATGCATCTATCATATATTctttgcacatctcttttcatattAGGCCAATAAAAGTGCTCATGCAGAACCTTCAAAGTTTTAGTAATTCCAAAATTCCCCATTAAACCTCCCCTATATGCTTCCCTCACAAGCAATTCACGTAAAGAACAATGAGgccaacataatttattttccttaaacAAAAATCCATCATGCCTAAATATATTTATCCTTGGCCGAAACCTTGCATGTGTCATATATAGCACCAAAATCATGATCATCAAGATACAACTCCTTAATATACTCAAATCCTAGTATTAAGAGTATTGAGAAGAACATACCTTCGTGACAAGGCATCAGCGACCACATTTTCCTGACCTTGCTTGTATTTAATCACATATAGAAAAGTTTCAATAAACTCAACCCACTTAGCATGTCTCTTACTTAACTTACCTTGACCCTTCAAATGTTTCAACAATTGGTGATCAGTATGTATGAAAAACTCTCAGGGCCACAAATAATGTTTCCAAGTCTCTAAAGTCCTCACTACTGCATACAACTCTATCATAAGTGCAATAGTTAAGAGTTGCACCATTGAGTTTCTCACTAAAATAAGCAATGAgccatttttcttgcattagaACAGCTTCAATACCTATTCCTGAAGCATCACATTGAATCTCAAAAGCTTTAttaaaatcaggtaaagataGTAAAGGTCTGAAATCAACTTTGATTTTAACAAGCTAAAAgcattttcttgttcttctccCCACTTGAAACCCATGGCTTTCTtaacaatttcaatcaataGAGAGGCTATCGTACTAAAGTCTTTAACAAATCTCCTATAAAAACTAGTCAAACCATGAAAACTCCTAACgtttgttatggattttggtGTAGGCCATTCTTGAATGCCTTAACCTTAGCCTCATCCATATCTATACCTTTTACAATAACCACATATCCAAGAAAAACAATCTTATCCATGCAAAAGTCACACTTTTTCAAAGTAGCATAAAAGGACTCTTTTCAAAGCACATCAAGAACTTGTCTCAAATGACCTACATGTTCATCAATCTCCTTAATATAAATCAAGACATCATCAAAGTAAATGACTACAAACTTACCAATAAAagcacgcaacacatgattcatgaATCTCATAAAAGTACTAGGTGCATTAGTAACTTTAAACGGCATGACCAACCACTCATACAAaccatatttagttttaaaagcaGTTTTCCATTCATCCCTTTCTTTCATCCTGATTTAATGATAACcacttttcaaatcaattttcaaaaacaatttagaacCATATAATTCATCCAACATATCATCTAATCTAGGATGGGATGTTGATACTTTACAATGATGTTATTGATAGCTCGACAATCCACACACATTCGccaagttttgttgttttttggaaCAAGAAGCACGAGAACTGCACAAAGACTCATGCTCTCTTGAATGTATCCTTTCGACATCAACTCCCCCCACTTGCCTTTAAAGCTCTTTAGGATTGCTCCCATAAGCCGGCCTATTTGGTATAGATGCTCATGAAACAAAGTCAATTTGATACTCAATACCTCTAATTGGTGGCAAACCACTAGGAATGTCATCTAGAAAGACATCCTTAAATTCCTACAAAAGAACTTTAACAACACTAGGAACACAAGAATCTAAATCATCTGAGTTAAAGAATGCCTCCTTATACATAAGTAAAATCATAGGCAAGTCAGAAAGATATGCATGTTTAAGATCATTAGATTTTGCAAAACAATTAAGATGTTTCCCCACTTTTTCTACACACTCTTCTTTTCTcaccatttctttcttctctccacttattttctcttcaatcTCGACCTtcctttgatttctttgttCTTGGTTGTGACCCTCCCTTAATGTCCTAAGGGCCAAAACTTTgttcccttttgttttcaactCAAGACtcactttcttttctctcttcctcaCATCCTCACCATGTTGTTCAGcttgtttttccattttggcGGAATCTTGTTGTTCCTCTACTTTGGCCGAAGCATGTTGCTCTTCCTCATAACACTTCTTCAATTGAAGTTGATCTTCATACACTTGCTTTGGTGAGAGTGGGGCAAATGTATAAATCTTGCCATCCTTCTCCAATGTATACTTGTTCTTAAACCCATCGTGCTTGGCTTTTCTATCAAATTGCCAAGGCCTCCCTAGTAATAGATGAGTAGCATGCATAGGCATAACATCACATAACACTTCATCCTTATATTTGCCTActgaaaaagaaatcatcacctATTTATTCACCCTAACAAcaccacattcattcaaccattgaaGCTGATAAGGCCTCTCATGCTTTATTGTATAATCCCAACTTTTCATTGATTTGTGCCTCCAATTTCCCTACACTTGAAGCTATTTGCCTCATTTACTTCTCTAAGTTGTGAATGCTTGACCTTGTTTcttgttgaaaagacatgacagtTTGTTGCAAGCTCACTGTGTTAGAAGCCAAggtttcatcatctcacgaagatcatcactcAATGACACCATAACATTGGAATTTGTGAATGTAGGGGGCTATCtcgcttgataattctgttgggacTGAAATCCACAGGGATGGAATTGTTGGGCTTGATTGCCTTGTTTAGGTGGGTTCCCACAGCGTAAGttgggatgatctctccatctgGGATTGTACGTGTTGGAAAAGGGATCATATTTACACTGGGGTTGTTTGTTGAATCCTCCATCAATTGCAtaagcttgttcaatgtaatcttcttacattgttgggcacatatttgaagcatgtccttgtaaggagtatatgctacaaactttcacctgctgTACATTTCCATAAGCCAAAAAACGCataagagaagtaagatcattaactttattctgAAGGTTAgcaatacttacctcatttacccATTTGCTTGGAAGGTCTCCATGCTTGCCAAATTATTTCAAGTTTGCTGCcatatttgagatcaattggcgcgCAACAtcgggtgtcttatctaccaatgcccctccacttgcTGCATCTGATGCTATGGTTAGTAGGCATAagtccttcatagaaatattgaatgagtagTTGATCGGGTAtctgatgatgagggcattgaatgcatagttgctcaaatctttcccaatactcgaaGAGTCACCCCATGAGATtttcgaatcccacatatttattttcttatgctgGCAACTCGAGAGGCTAGGAAatacttttcaagaaaaatattctttatgcAATTTTCCAAGTTGGCATTGTTGTTGATGTTTATACACAATGGTTGATTTCTCCATGTTGGGAGTAGTGAGCACTATGAGTGTCTGTTGTCGTGCAAAAGCCATAGTTTTGATGTGAGCTTCCTTTCATAACTTgcgtaaagtgttttttatttcgaGATCTACCTGCAATTGTCTTTGGTTAATAGAATGGTTTACATGCACAAATCGTCaagaaaacttaaaagaaatcaaCCACACAATCAATTTAGAATAGtgcaaattaaatgaaaatccTATGCTAGAGCACAAAAACTACCTAAAAACAATAGACAATAGCAGAATTTAGCCTCAATAAGGTGAGGCTAGTGGCAAAAAGCCACTAGTCTTGttcaaaacatcattttcctTTAGGAAATAAAAGGTTAAGgcctaattccaccaaaaaattgttttgaacaATATCGCTGCAAGCaacattgtttttgtttcttttttttttttacaaaataaaaaaacaatcatagcataaaaataaactaaaattacttccccaGAAATGACGCCAAAATTTATCGCGATGTCGCagtcacacaaattaattaccctagcttaaataaacaagatagtatagagtaagtaaggggtcgatcccacgaggaaggtttagttcaaatttttatgctatacaATATGCAATTAGGGGACTTTGAGATTATCTAGGCTATAGCAGAATAAAACAATcaagctaaattaaataaatcaaaaaactatcaatagaacaaaccttggtttcaTGTCACGTGCACCTATAAAAATTAGAACTGATCATTGAAGACCACTTTATAATCTTaatctttatcttttcttaacattagTTAGTTAACTGATCCGTAGTGTAACTAACTCTGACTAGTAAACAACCACAGTGTTCGCACTAGTAATTTTATTCAATGACAatcttaagaactagataaattgattaatcTAAACAACATAATTGTCCACAGTTCATGTTTAATTTGTTCGAATGTTcaccctaagattaataacgtagatccgccataatttataaacttcgttgcttcacaagtttatataccacaactttgattttgatatcaaacttagcaatagattatctacaataataatttagagtCTGCTCTAGCaatgaaaataaacaatcataggaaataagcataggaaaacaaacatagtcatcatataaactgaaaagaaaaggtaaaataaatctcacagctCTTGAATTTCAAAGGtttttgtgtccttgcaactaagaaaaaaagcttagccttgcatgtctattgaacaactaatcaaaaggaaagaagaatgcatgatttcagGTTATTAGAGGCAAGGgtgtgtttttcttctcttctggcCGCCCCCTCTCTTCCTTTctgtctttctttttatttgataggaaaccctaatccctCTTTCCTACAAAATAGTCCTTACCTAtatagacaatttacatttaagtagttcaataactattttcctaaaaaaaaagagagaaatagcCTTGTATAAAATCCTTAAGCATTGACTTTAGACTTGGATGTTGGTTTGGATACTTTGGGAAGTAATTTAGAgttgtttcttcacaaaacctatATGTTGGCAGAATTCCTGTGTCATCTTAGAAAAAACATATCTCTGTCATGTGAGCTTTTTTTTTGCTGACATTTGGTAGGCTGATAGGTCTTTGAGTCAcgaatccaacaaaatttagtttgaatcaaatgGACTTCTctagctcaagatattcaagttggaAAGGTCGAAGGTCAACATTAGCAGAATGCAAGATACTTTGTTTCGACTTTTAGAGCTTAGGCTTTGCACAAAACATCAATCGAAGGTCAAATCTGTTGAttatctccatttttttttaatcttacatctaaaagtgccttcaaaacataaaacaaagaatatcaagcc
This genomic window contains:
- the LOC140954692 gene encoding uncharacterized protein — its product is MISFSVGKYKDEVLCDVMPMHATHLLLGRPWQFDRKAKHDGFKNKYTLEKDGKIYTFAPLSPKQVYEDQLQLKKCYEEEQHASAKVEEQQDSAKMEKQAEQHGEDVRKREKKVSLELKTKGNKVLALRTLREGHNQEQRNQRKVEIEEKISGEKKEMEFKDVFLDDIPSGLPPIRGIGIEAVLMQEKWLIAYFSEKLNGATLNYCTYDRVGQGKLSKRHAKWVEFIETFLYVIKYKQGQENVVADALSRREAYRGGLMGNFGITKTLKIVYGLNPLTPLDLIPLPVDERERFPEQRRSKLMPRGDGPYQIIERINDNAYKVDIPGDDSKSNPFKERGDDVIQSSKDPLDVPVGLVTRLRAKKFKEAFNGLLQDT